The Natrinema pellirubrum DSM 15624 region CTGACCACTCGCGCAAAAATCTGGACCAAAAAGCCCACTCGCTGCGCTCGTGGGTGACCTACTCCAGCAGCCAACTCAACAACGCCTTCTGCGCGTGCAGTCGGTTCTCGGCCTGGTCGAAAACGATCGACCGATCGCCCTCGATGACGTCATCCGTAACCTCCTCGCCGCGGTGGGCGGGGAGACAATGCATGACCGAGGCGTCGGGGGCGTTCTCGAGCAGGTCCGTGTTGACCTGGAAGCCCTCGAAGTCGTTCATCCGGACGTCGCGTTCGTCCTCCTGGCCCATCGAGATCCAGACGTCCGTATAGATGACGTCGGCGTCGGTGGCGGCCTCGACGGGATCGGTCGTGACCGTCGGATCGCCGCCCAGTTCGCGGGCCCGCTCGAGGACCTCGCCGTCGACCTCGTACCCCTCCGGCGTCGCGATCGTCAGGTCGATGTCGGTCAGCGCACAACCGAGCGCGAACGACTGGGCGACGTTGTTGCCGTCGCCGATCCAGGCCGCCGAAACGTCCTCGAAGCCGTCCTCGTGTTCGCGAATCGTCTGTAGGTCCGCGAGCGTCTGGCAGGGGTGGGCGTCGTCGGTGAGGCCGTTGACGATCGGTACCGAAGAGTACTCCGCGAGTACCTCGACGTTCTCGTGTTTGAACACGCGGGCCATCACGGCGTCGACGTACCGCGAGAGCGCACGCGAGGTGTCTTTCAGCGGTTCGCCCCGACCGAGCTGGATGTCGTCTTCCCCGAGGAAGATCGCGTGCCCGCCGAGTTGGGTCATGCCCGTCTCGAAGGAGACCCGGGTACGGGTACTCGCCTTCTGGAAGAGCATCCCGAGGGTCTGGCCCGACAGGTCCGCGTGGTCATCGCCGGCGTCGACGGCGCGTTTGTACTCGTCGGCCCTGTCCAGCACTGCAAGCAGTTCCGCCTCGGAGAGGTCGTCGACGTCGAGGAAATGTCTCGGCTCCGTCTCGTTCGTTGCTGTTGTCATGGTATGATAGCTCGTCTGAAACGTTATTGCTCACTAAGCGTCCGTGCGACGCGCTCGAGAACCGATACCGATCGGTCGAACTCCGACAGCGACAGTCGCTCGTCGGGCGCGTGATCGAGGTCCGAGTTGCCCGGCCCGTAGGTGACCATCGGACAGTCCCAGGCCCCGGCGTAGATGTTCATGTCGCTCGTGCCGGTCTTGCGCACCAGACGCGGATCGTCGCCCTCCTTCCGGATGGCGACCCGAAACGCCCGGGCGACCGGCGTTCGCGAACTCATCATCACCGGCGGGACCTTGTCCTTCCAGGTCACGGTCCCGACCTCGAGTTCGGCCTCGGCGGCCTCGCGGACGGTTCCGACGTCGAGGGCCGGTGGCACGCGCAACTGGACGTCCATCGTCGCCTCGACGGAGAGGCCGTCGTCGCTGACGCCGCCCTCGATGTCGACCGGCTTGGTCGTCACCTGCTCGAAGACCGGTTCGTACTCGTCGCCCTCGAAGTACTCCTCGACGGCCGACCACCAGCGGACGGCGTGTTGGATCGCGTTCAGGTCCGGCCGCGAGGTGTGACCGGATTCGCTGGTCGCGACGTACGTCCCGGCGATCAGGCCGCGATATCCCAGCGTGATTCCGTCGGCGCCGGAGGGCTCGCCGTTGACGACGGCCGCCGGTGCCTCGTCGCGGTCGTCAACCAGGTAGCGCGACCCCTTCGAGTCGACCTCCTCGCCGACGACGCCGACGAAGGAGACGCCGGTGCGAACGGCGGCGGCCGCCATCGCGGCGAGCGGCCCCGTCGCGTCGACGCTGCCACGGCCCCAGAGGATCTCGTCGTCGCCGGTCTCCTCGACCTCGACGGGGATGTCCCCGGGGACGGTGTCGATGTGCGAGGTCAGGAGGACGGAATCGTCCGCCGGCGCACGGACGTTCCCGACTGCGTCGATCCAGACCTCCCGGTCATGGGCCTCGAAGAAGTCCACGAGCCGTTTGGCCGCCTCGCGTTCCTCGCGGGTCGGCGAGGGGATCGAGACGAGATCGACGAGCAACTCGCGGGCCTCGGCGGCCGACACGTCGCTCGAGGGGTGGGCATTTGCGCTCATGAGTCGTCGGTCGCTCCGAGAGCGTCGGCGATCGCGTCGACGACTCGATCGGCCTCGGCCCGCTCGATCACGAGCGGCGGGAGCAGTCGGAGGACGGTTCGACCGGCCGGCAGCGCCAGCACCTGGTGGTTCATCGCGAGATCGCGAGCGACGCGGTTCGCACCGCGTTTCAACTCGACGCCGACGAGCAGGCCCTCGCCGCGGACCTCGCGTACCGAATCGCCGAGTGCCGCCTCGAGTTCCGTGACCAGATAATCGCCGACTTCGGCGGCGTGGGCGGGGTACTCCGCCTCGACCAGCGTCGAGATCGTCGCGTGGACGGCCGCGCCGACCACGGGACCGCCGCTGAACGTGGCGTTGTGCGAGGCCGCGCCGTCGGCGATCCAGTCCTGCACCGCGACCGCGCCGACGGGCAGGCCGTTACCGAGCCCTTTCGCCGTCGTCAACACGTCGGGCGTGACGCCCGCGTTCTGGCAGGCCCACATCTCGCCCGTGCGGCCCATTCCCGTCTGGACCTCGTCGAGGACGAGCGCCGCGCCGGCCTCCTCGGTGGCCTCGCGGGCGGTCTCGAGGTAGCCCGCGGGCGGGACGTTGATCCCGCCCTCGCCCTGGATCGGCTCGAGGATGACGGCCGCGGTCTCGTCGTCCACGGCGGCCGCGAGTTCCTCGCCGTCGCCGTAGGGGACGAACTCCACGTCGCCGGCCAGCGGCTCGTAGGGCTTCTTGTACTTGTCCTTCCAGGTAGCCGCGAGCGATCCCATTGTGCGCCCGTGGAAGCTCCGGGTCGCGGCGACGATCTTCGAGTCGCCGGTCGCCGAGCGGGCGAACTTCAAGGCGGCCTCGTTGGCCTCGGTCCCGGAGTTACAGAACCAGGCCGACTCGAGGCCGTCGGGTGCGGCCGCGACGAGCGAGGCGTAGGCGTCCTCACGCGACTGGACGGGATAGGAGGAGTCGACGAACGTCAGGTCGGCGACCTGCTCCTGTACCGCGTCGACGACCGCGGGGTGAGAGTGGCCCAGCGGCGTGCAGGCGTAGCTCGCGCCGACATCGAGATACTCCGTGCCGTCGTCGGTGTAGAGGTACGGCCCCTCACCGCGTTCGATACCGATCGGTTTGCTTCCGGAGATGAAATCGAGGTCGCTCATTCGTCGGCCTCCTGTGCGGTTTCGTCGTCGGTCTCGTCTTCGAGCACGCCGGGCTCGAGGGTCGTCCCCTCGCCCGCGAGCGCACTCGAGATCGGGTCGTCGGCGTTTGCCGTCGCGACGGTGACCGAAGCCGCGCCTCCCTCGAGGGCTTCCTCGGCGGCCATGACCTTCTTCGTCATGAACCCCTCAGCCGCCGTCTTGACGGCCTCGAACTCCTCGGGGGTCGACGCCGAGTCGATCTTGGTGGACTCGTCGTCGGGGTCCTCGTAGATCCCCGAGACGTCGGTCAGCACCACGAGGTCGGCCTCGAGCGCGCCAGCGATGGCGGCCGCGGCGCGGTCGGCGTCGGCGTTGACTGCCGTGTAGCCGCCCGACTTCTCCTTGCCCAGCATGGGAACGGAGACGACGGGCGTGTAGCCGCCCGCAAGCGTCGTCTCGAGGAGGTCGGCGTTGACCGACTCGATCTTCCCCGAGTGGTCGCCGCGCTTGATCTTTTTCTTGCCGTCCTCTTTGACGCGGACGGCGGACTTGCGCTTGCCCTCGAGGAGCTTACCGTCGGTGCCCGAGAGCCCGACCGCGTCGACGCCCTCGTTGTGCAGGCTCTCGACCAGATCGGTGTTGAGCTTGCCGGGCATGACCATCTTGAAGACGTCCATCGTCTCTTCGTCGGTAAAGCGCCCGACGACGCCGCCGGGCGTTTCGACGTAGGTCGGCTCCTTGCCGAGGTCCTCGAGCGTTTCGTCGACGGCGGTCGAACCGCCGTGGGTCAACACGACGTCCTCGCCGTCCTCGACGAGCGAGGCAACGTCGGAAAGCGCGCCTTCGGGATCGACAGCGCGTGCGCCGCCGATCTTGACCACTACAGTCATTTACGGTGCCCCCACGGGGTGCAGTCCCGTGAACTCGAGTCCGGCCGTCTCCTCGAGGCCCAGGGCGACGTTGGCGGCGTGGACCGCCTGCCCCGCGGAGCCTTTCATCATGTTGTCGATCGCCGAGAAGACGACGATGCGCTTGTTCGAGGGATCGAGTTCGAAGCCGACCTCGGCGAGGTTGGTGCCGGCGACCGCCTTTGGCTCCGGATACCGATACACACCGGAGCCGCCGGCAGCCATGCGGACGAACGGCTCGTCCTCGTAGCAGCCCCGATAGGCCTGCCAGAGGTCCCCCTTCGAGACCGGCCCCGAGGGGAAGACGTGGTTCGTCGCGCTCGCGCCGCGGATCATGTCCACGGCGTGGCAGGAGAAAGCGACCGAGGTGTCGAGGAACTGCTCGATCTCGGCCTCGTGGCGGTGGCCCGTCGGCGCGTACGGGCGAACGACGCCCGAGCGTTCGGGGTGGCTCGAGGCCTCGCCGCCGCCGGCACCGCCCTCCGACGACCCCACCTTCACGTCGACGACGATCTGCTCGCCGCCCTCCAAGATCCCGTGTTCGAACAGCGGGTAGAGCCCCAGAATGGTCGCGGTGGCGTTACAGCCGCCCCCCGCGATGAGTTCGGCGCCCGCGAGGTTCTCGCGGTTGATCTCGGGGAGCGCGTACTCGGCCTGCTCTAAGTACTCGGGGGCCTCGTGGCCGTCGTACCACTCGTCGTACTGGGCCTCGCTCTCGAGGCGGAAGTCCGCCGAGAGGTCGACGACGGTGTCGGCGATGTCGAAGAACTCGTCGATCTGCCCCATCGAAACGCCGTGGGGCGTCGCGGCGAACAGCACGTCGACCGACTCGAGGTCGTCGGGTTCGGTAAAGCGCAGGTCCGACCCGCGAAGCGGCGGGTGGACGGAGCCGACGCTCTTGCCGGCCTTCGAGCGACTCGTGACTTCGACGAGTTCGAAGTTGGGGTGGCCGGCGAGCAGCCGGAGCAGTTCGCCGCCCGTGAAGCCGCTGCCACCGATGACGCTCGCGGTGACCGCCTCGGCGTCCGGCGCGGAACCGATATCGCCGCCCACCGTCATTGGGCCGACACCTCGAGTTCCGGATCGGCGGCCTGTGCTTTGGCCTCGAGCCAGTCGACGACGGTGCCGGCGACGTCGGTCTCGACGGCCTCGTCGAGGGCCTTGAACTCGACGGTGTGGTTGACCTCGTGGACGGTGTAGCCGTCCGCGGTCTCCATCAGGTCGATCCCGAGCAGCCCGCCGCCGACGGCATCGGTGGCTCGTTCGACGAGATCCAGCGCCTCGTCGTCGATCTCGAAGACGTCCGTCTCCGCGCCTTTCGCGGCGTTAGTGATCCAGTGGTCCGACGATCGGACCATCCCGGCGATGGGTTCGCCGTCGATCGCCAGCACGCGGATGTCCCGGCCGGGCTTCTCGACGAACTCCTGGACGTAGAACACCTTGTGTTCGTAGTGGCCCAGCGTCGCCTTGTGTTCGAGGATGGCCTCGGCGGCCGACTCGGAGTCGATCTTGGCCATCAGACGCCCCCACGAGCCGACGACCGGCTTGAGGACGCAGGGGTAGCCAAAGTCCTCGATGGCCTCCATCGCGGTCTCTTTGGTGAACGCGACTTTGGTCGCGGGGGTCGGGACGCCCGCGTCCTCGAGCGCGAGGCTGTTCTTTACCTTGTCCGCACAGACGTCGGCGGTCTCGTGGCTGTTGACCACGGGGATGCCGTACGATTCGAAGAACTGCGTGGCGTACAGGCTCCGACTCGTGGCGAGACAGCGGTCGACGACGATGTCGAGGCCGTCGAACGCCGCGGGCGCGTCCGCAATGTCGAAGGTCTGCTTGCGGACGTCGATCTTCGTGATCTCGTGATCGCGCTCGCGAAGCTCGTTGAGCAGGAGCTTCTCGTCTTTGCGAATCCGTGAGTAGAGTATGCCTACGTTCACGCGAGCCACCTCTGATTGTGGGTCGCGGCGCTACGCGCCCCGCGAACCGTCGCAGCGGAGGACGGCAGTTTCCCAGCCGTCTGCAAGGTCACTCACCCCAGTCCTCTTCCAGCTCGGGGGCCTGCTCGAGGACTGGCGGCTCGGTATCGACGACTTCCAGCTCGGCACCGCAGGTCGTACAGTCAACGATTTCTCCCACTTCCAGATCGTCGTGGAGGGACACCTCAGCCCCACACTCGACACATTCGGTCATTGTACCCCAACGTGGGTGCCGGGATCCCTTAAAGCCTTCGAACTTAACAGCAAAATTACATTATCTGCACGCCACGCTAACGGTCCGTCGGAGCTACATTACCGCAAGTCTATTTTGACATATCATGTGTTCGGTAATTGATCCCCTCGCGGGGATCGTCGTCGTACCGGCCGGTCGGCGGGGGGCGATTGCGGCCGGTGTTCCGCCGCCACTGGCGAACTGACGACCTCAGACATAGCCGTTCACCTCCGAGCGCAATCGCTCGTGGGCGGCCTCGAGCGCGTCGGTCAACGCCGCGAGGTCGTCGGCGTCGGTCGCCAGCGACTCCCGTGCGGCCTCGAGTTGCGGGGCGACCGCCTCGGGGGCGGGTCCACCCTGCGAGTCGCGGCTCGCGACGCTCTCGACCGGATCGAGGGCCGCTTCGACCGCCTCGCGCTCGACGTGGGCCTCGAGTGACTCGCCGAGGACCTCCTGAGCCGCGGCCTCGAGGGCGTCGTAGTCCGCACCGCCCTCGGCAGCGATGGCCACCAACTCGTGGGCGGTCCGGAACGGCAACCCGTTCGCCGCCAGCAGGTCCGCGACGCCGGTCGCCGTCGAGAAGCCCGCACCGGCTTCGGCAGCCAGCGTCTCCTCGTTCCAGTCGGCGGTGGCGACCGCGCCGGCCGCGACCTCGCTGGCCTCGGTCACCGCGTCGACGGTCTCCCAGGCGTGGGTCGTCGCCCGCTGCAGGTCGCGGTTGTACGCGCGGGGCAGCCCCTTCAGCGTCGTCGTCAGCCCCTGAACGTCGCCGGCCGCGTCGCCCGCGACCGCGCGGACCAACTCCAGCGTGTCCGGGTTCTTCTTCTGGGGCATGATCGACGACGTCGAGGAGTAGTCGTCCGCCAGATCGACGAAGCCGCGGTTCGCGAAGATGATCACGTCCTCCGCCAGCCCCGACAGCGTCGTCGCGTGGGTCGACAGTGCCTGGGTCGTCTCGAGCAGGAAATCGCGGCTCGAGGCGGCGTCCATCGAATTCTCGACGACACCCTCGAAGCCCAGCAAGTCGGCCGTCCGCTCGCGGTCGATATCGAACGTCGTTCCCGCGAAGGCCGCGCCGCCGAGCGGCGACTCGTTGATCCGCGCGTAGGCCTCGAGCAGGCGTTCGGTGTCGCGGCGAACCGCGCCCTCGTAGGCCAGCGCCCAGTGGGCCACGGTGGTCGGCTGGGCTGGCTGGAGGTGGGTGTAGCCGGGCATGATCGTCTCCCGGTGATCGTCGGCGACGTCGATCAGTGACTCGCGCAGCGCGAGCGTCGTCTCGATCGCCTCGAGGACGTCCTCGCGCAGGCGATAGCGGATGCAGGCCGCGACCTCGTCGTTGCGCGAGCGGGCGGTGTGCATCTTCCCGCCCTCGGCACCGATGCGTTCGATGACTGCGGTCTCGATGGCTTCGTGGACGTCCTCGCCGTCGGGCAGCGAGCCGTGGCCGTCGACCTCGATGGCGTCCAGCGCGGTCAGGATCTCGCCGGCCACGTCCTCGCCGATAATGCCCTGCTCGGCCAGCATGACGGTGTGAGCGCGGTCGACCTCGAGGTCGGCCGCGAAGATGCGCCGATCGGCCGCGAGCGAGGAGAGGAAGCTCCGGGCGGGGCCGCCGCTGAAGCGGTCCCGGCGGACGACGCTCTCGTCGTCCGCGCCGTCAGTCGGCTCGCCGCCGTCCGTCGCGATCGCCCGTTCGGCCGCGCCGCCCTCGTGAGCGCTCTCCTCGGTCATGCTTACTCGTCCTCGTCGGTCGCGTTCGCGGCGATGGCCTCGTTCGCGAGGCGGCGCTGGAAGCCGTGGTACTTCGCGACGCCGGTCGCGTCCTCCTGTTTGATCTTCCCGACCGTCTCGGTGTCGAAGGAGGCGTGTTCGGCCGAGTAGGCCGCGTACTTGCTGTCGCGAGCGACCGGACGCGCCTGGCCGCCCTCGAAGCGGATCGTGACCGTCCCGGTCACGCGCTGTTGGGTTTCGTCGATGAAACTCTCGAGCGCGCTGACAAGCGGCGCGTCGATCAGGCCCTCGTAGCCCTTCTGGGACCACTGCTGGTCGATCTGCTGTTTGAACTGGCGCTCCTCCTGGGTCAGGACGAGCCCCTCGAGCGCTTCGTGGGCGTTCAACAGCGTCGTCGCACCGGGGTGTTCGTAGTTCTCGCGGACCTTCAGCCCGAGCATGCGGTCTTCCATCATGTCGGTGCGGCCGACGCCGTAACTGCCGGCGAGGTCGTTGAGGTATTCGATGAGTTCAACCGGCTCGTACTCCTCGCCGTCGACGGCGACTGGGTAACCGTTCTCGAAGGCGATCTCGATCTCCTCGGTCTCGGTGCCGGGCTCGTCGGTCCACGCGTAGATGTCACGCGGCGGGACGTAGTTGGGGTCCTCGAGGGCGTCGCCCTCGACCGAGCGGCTCCAGATGTTGGTGTCGATCGACCAGTCGCCGCCGCTGCCGCCCTCGACGGGCAGGTCGCGCTCGGCGGCGTACTCCTGTTCCCACTCGCGGGTGAGTCCGAGTTCGCGAACGGGGGCGATCACTTCGAGATCGGAACTGCGCCAGACGGCCTCGAAACGCAGCTGGTCGTTGCCCTTGCCGGTACAGCCATGGGCGATGCCGGTGCAGTCCTGTTCCTCTGCGACCTCCAGGATCGCTTCCGCGATCACGGGACGGGCAAGCGCCGTGCCGAGCGGGTAGCCCTGATAGGTCGCGTTCGCGCGAACGCTCTCGAGACAGAGTTGAGCGAATTCCGCTCGCGCGTCGACGACGTAGTGTTCGAGGCCGAGCGCCTCGGCGGTTTCTTCGGCTTCGTCGAACTCTTCGGCCGGCTGGCCGACGTCGACGGTAACGCCGATCACGTCGTCATATCCGTATTCCTCCTCGAGCAGCGGGACACAGACGGTCGTGTCCAGGCCGCCCGAGAACGCGAGTGCAACGCGGGTCATGTCGTACTCGAACGACACCAGCGGACGGCCTTAAGCCCATTGGTTTAGTGTTTGAAAATAACCGGTAGAGCGTCTGCTAACCGAAAAATCTGCAGTTTCGGGATCGATGGAACGAATCGGAGACGTGGAGTGAAAGGGTAGACGGGCTCAAAAGGCCCGTCGAAGTCGTCGCGGTCGCCGCCGAGCGACGGTCCCGTCGGTACCGAGAAGGGCGAGCGTGGTGCCGACGGAGTGGCTCATTGGTACGGAATGGGGAACCCCAGTATTAAAACCTTTCCGAGTTCGGTTCGGCGACGACTGTGCCGACACGCCGCGAGCGGTTCGTCGATGAGGTGGCCGGCTACTCCTCGTCCGCTTCGGGCAGGGACAGTACGTTCTCCCGGCCGATCCGAAAGACTTCGATCTCGTCGGCCTCGCGCAGGTCGCCGACGACCTGACTCGTCTTGGCCTCGGTCCAGCCCAGTTCCGAGACCACCGCCTGCTGTTTGATCCGACCACCGCGTTCTTCGAGCAGTCGGAGGACGCGTTCCTCATTGCTGAGCAGTTCCGGTGGCGGGCTGTCGGCGGCGTTCGACGCCGAACCGGTCGATCCGTCGGGCTGTGTCGGCCGTTCGGCCTCGCGGTTGCTC contains the following coding sequences:
- the argF gene encoding ornithine carbamoyltransferase; protein product: MTTATNETEPRHFLDVDDLSEAELLAVLDRADEYKRAVDAGDDHADLSGQTLGMLFQKASTRTRVSFETGMTQLGGHAIFLGEDDIQLGRGEPLKDTSRALSRYVDAVMARVFKHENVEVLAEYSSVPIVNGLTDDAHPCQTLADLQTIREHEDGFEDVSAAWIGDGNNVAQSFALGCALTDIDLTIATPEGYEVDGEVLERARELGGDPTVTTDPVEAATDADVIYTDVWISMGQEDERDVRMNDFEGFQVNTDLLENAPDASVMHCLPAHRGEEVTDDVIEGDRSIVFDQAENRLHAQKALLSWLLE
- a CDS encoding [LysW]-lysine hydrolase, whose product is MSANAHPSSDVSAAEARELLVDLVSIPSPTREEREAAKRLVDFFEAHDREVWIDAVGNVRAPADDSVLLTSHIDTVPGDIPVEVEETGDDEILWGRGSVDATGPLAAMAAAAVRTGVSFVGVVGEEVDSKGSRYLVDDRDEAPAAVVNGEPSGADGITLGYRGLIAGTYVATSESGHTSRPDLNAIQHAVRWWSAVEEYFEGDEYEPVFEQVTTKPVDIEGGVSDDGLSVEATMDVQLRVPPALDVGTVREAAEAELEVGTVTWKDKVPPVMMSSRTPVARAFRVAIRKEGDDPRLVRKTGTSDMNIYAGAWDCPMVTYGPGNSDLDHAPDERLSLSEFDRSVSVLERVARTLSEQ
- a CDS encoding aspartate aminotransferase family protein, translating into MSDLDFISGSKPIGIERGEGPYLYTDDGTEYLDVGASYACTPLGHSHPAVVDAVQEQVADLTFVDSSYPVQSREDAYASLVAAAPDGLESAWFCNSGTEANEAALKFARSATGDSKIVAATRSFHGRTMGSLAATWKDKYKKPYEPLAGDVEFVPYGDGEELAAAVDDETAAVILEPIQGEGGINVPPAGYLETAREATEEAGAALVLDEVQTGMGRTGEMWACQNAGVTPDVLTTAKGLGNGLPVGAVAVQDWIADGAASHNATFSGGPVVGAAVHATISTLVEAEYPAHAAEVGDYLVTELEAALGDSVREVRGEGLLVGVELKRGANRVARDLAMNHQVLALPAGRTVLRLLPPLVIERAEADRVVDAIADALGATDDS
- a CDS encoding acetylglutamate/acetylaminoadipate kinase, translated to MTVVVKIGGARAVDPEGALSDVASLVEDGEDVVLTHGGSTAVDETLEDLGKEPTYVETPGGVVGRFTDEETMDVFKMVMPGKLNTDLVESLHNEGVDAVGLSGTDGKLLEGKRKSAVRVKEDGKKKIKRGDHSGKIESVNADLLETTLAGGYTPVVSVPMLGKEKSGGYTAVNADADRAAAAIAGALEADLVVLTDVSGIYEDPDDESTKIDSASTPEEFEAVKTAAEGFMTKKVMAAEEALEGGAASVTVATANADDPISSALAGEGTTLEPGVLEDETDDETAQEADE
- the argC gene encoding N-acetyl-gamma-glutamyl-phosphate reductase, which produces MTVGGDIGSAPDAEAVTASVIGGSGFTGGELLRLLAGHPNFELVEVTSRSKAGKSVGSVHPPLRGSDLRFTEPDDLESVDVLFAATPHGVSMGQIDEFFDIADTVVDLSADFRLESEAQYDEWYDGHEAPEYLEQAEYALPEINRENLAGAELIAGGGCNATATILGLYPLFEHGILEGGEQIVVDVKVGSSEGGAGGGEASSHPERSGVVRPYAPTGHRHEAEIEQFLDTSVAFSCHAVDMIRGASATNHVFPSGPVSKGDLWQAYRGCYEDEPFVRMAAGGSGVYRYPEPKAVAGTNLAEVGFELDPSNKRIVVFSAIDNMMKGSAGQAVHAANVALGLEETAGLEFTGLHPVGAP
- the lysX gene encoding lysine biosynthesis protein LysX yields the protein MNVGILYSRIRKDEKLLLNELRERDHEITKIDVRKQTFDIADAPAAFDGLDIVVDRCLATSRSLYATQFFESYGIPVVNSHETADVCADKVKNSLALEDAGVPTPATKVAFTKETAMEAIEDFGYPCVLKPVVGSWGRLMAKIDSESAAEAILEHKATLGHYEHKVFYVQEFVEKPGRDIRVLAIDGEPIAGMVRSSDHWITNAAKGAETDVFEIDDEALDLVERATDAVGGGLLGIDLMETADGYTVHEVNHTVEFKALDEAVETDVAGTVVDWLEAKAQAADPELEVSAQ
- the lysW gene encoding lysine biosynthesis protein LysW, with product MTECVECGAEVSLHDDLEVGEIVDCTTCGAELEVVDTEPPVLEQAPELEEDWGE
- the argH gene encoding argininosuccinate lyase, translated to MTEESAHEGGAAERAIATDGGEPTDGADDESVVRRDRFSGGPARSFLSSLAADRRIFAADLEVDRAHTVMLAEQGIIGEDVAGEILTALDAIEVDGHGSLPDGEDVHEAIETAVIERIGAEGGKMHTARSRNDEVAACIRYRLREDVLEAIETTLALRESLIDVADDHRETIMPGYTHLQPAQPTTVAHWALAYEGAVRRDTERLLEAYARINESPLGGAAFAGTTFDIDRERTADLLGFEGVVENSMDAASSRDFLLETTQALSTHATTLSGLAEDVIIFANRGFVDLADDYSSTSSIMPQKKNPDTLELVRAVAGDAAGDVQGLTTTLKGLPRAYNRDLQRATTHAWETVDAVTEASEVAAGAVATADWNEETLAAEAGAGFSTATGVADLLAANGLPFRTAHELVAIAAEGGADYDALEAAAQEVLGESLEAHVEREAVEAALDPVESVASRDSQGGPAPEAVAPQLEAARESLATDADDLAALTDALEAAHERLRSEVNGYV
- a CDS encoding argininosuccinate synthase, whose product is MTRVALAFSGGLDTTVCVPLLEEEYGYDDVIGVTVDVGQPAEEFDEAEETAEALGLEHYVVDARAEFAQLCLESVRANATYQGYPLGTALARPVIAEAILEVAEEQDCTGIAHGCTGKGNDQLRFEAVWRSSDLEVIAPVRELGLTREWEQEYAAERDLPVEGGSGGDWSIDTNIWSRSVEGDALEDPNYVPPRDIYAWTDEPGTETEEIEIAFENGYPVAVDGEEYEPVELIEYLNDLAGSYGVGRTDMMEDRMLGLKVRENYEHPGATTLLNAHEALEGLVLTQEERQFKQQIDQQWSQKGYEGLIDAPLVSALESFIDETQQRVTGTVTIRFEGGQARPVARDSKYAAYSAEHASFDTETVGKIKQEDATGVAKYHGFQRRLANEAIAANATDEDE